In Glycine max cultivar Williams 82 chromosome 4, Glycine_max_v4.0, whole genome shotgun sequence, the genomic stretch TTATTTGCCATAAATAACTTTATCATTGTTCTCTGTAGTTTCTGttgattttaattgtatttCCCAATTTTGACAGATGGTACTTATAGCTCTCATGGTGAAGCACCAACCTCCAAAGTAATTCCTTTTCTCCAATGCTTTAGAGTGGGTTTATTTTGCAAATTCATTCACACTATTAgtctattataaaaaaacaacttatttaatTGTCCCGTTTTTACTTGATTTTCCATTGTGTTTCCACTAACAATTTATTGCATATGAACAGCCTGAAGTTAACATTGTGTCATCCGATGCTTCAAAGTATGTTCTTGTGACTGTTACATTACATTTAGCAGATATAGATAGGCTGCACCCACTATTAAGCTTTCTGAAAATATGCTGCCAGGAATGAATTGTTACGAGCAATGGATCTAAGACTAACAGCTTTGAGCGAGAAGTTAGTTGAAACTTTTAACAAGGCCACTGGTGCTACATGCTCCCCTGAAGATCTGAGTTATTTAGGAAAATTTTCTCAACATTTTGATGCCACTAATATAGAGTAAGTTTCAGActgatttatataatatgttcaTTGCCCCTAAGAATGTATACTTGCAAGTTTTGGATTGcacttgtatatttttttttaaacattgcTAAGCTGCTAAGCACGTTGGTTATGTTCTCAGGCATTCTTTATGCAAGTTTATAGAACTTACCCAAAAGAGCCAGGATGTTGGTCCCCTGAGCAAAGAAACAACCTTGCACTCATGTGATGTGACCAAAGATGATGCAAACAAGGCCGTCAAAACCCTGCAGATTGCAAAACCATTACCTTCAGATACACCAGTTAAGTATGGTGTTTCACCAGCAAAAGCGGCCCAAGTTGAGAGACACAGTTCAACAGAAAGTGAGGAATCTTCTAAATCTAGTGATGAGGATCAAAGATCTGCCGAGAGAAGTCGTTCTCTAGTAAGATCTGCAACACCCAGAAGGTCAGCATCCCCAATGCGAAGGGTTCAAATAGGAAAAGCTGGACCCCGCAGAGCCGCTGCATTAACTATCAAGAGCCTCAATTATTTTCCTGGCAGAGAGAGGCCAATATCGTTTAGAGATGCTGCTGAAAATGACTTTGAAGGGGAAGTATTTGAACTGCCCAATAAAAAGTCAGAAATTGATGTCAAGAGGATAACTGTACAAGATGCCATCAGTCTTTTTGAAAGCAAACAGCGGGATCAAACTACAGATGTTCAGAAGAGGAAGTCATTAGTAGATGTTTCTGTTAGTACAAATAAATCTGTATTGAGAAGATGGAGTGCCGGTATGGGGGAAACCTCTGTTCAAGACCAGGCAGAACATGTTCCTGAAGATCCTGTTCCAGTGACTTCTAATGATGTGGTACATGCTGAGGCTCCTACAAATTCAGAAGTAGGAGTGGTGTCTGATTTTATTACCGAAAGTcacaataataatgataacaCTGATCCCGACGTAAAACCAGAAAGACAGGAAAATATAGGTTCTTTTGCTGCAGATAATCCAGATGAAACCAACCCAACAGTGAAAGGGGAAACTAACAAAAAGTTAGCAGCATCAGCAGAGTGGAATCAACGAAAGCAAGAAGAGTTCAaccaaattcttaaaaaaatggtcGAAAGCAAACCTGTTTTATTTGGGAAGTCCAAGCCCAGCAGAAACCAGAATATTTCATTTGAGCAGAGAGGAGGGTCTTATGATAATTATAAGGAAAAACGTGATGCAAAACTTCGAGGAGCAAAGGCTGgaaaacaagtagaaaaagAAGCACAATTTCAACAAATGCAGCAACTACTCGATAAGAGGAAAGTTGAAATGCCCAAAAGTGTGAGTGCAAGTAAAAAAAGTTCTCCAAGGATGCCCCAAAATTCTCTTAGAAAATCAACTCCACCTGCAAATTCCACAAAGGAAACCTCTAAACCTTTAACTACGAAAAAAATATCATCTAGAACATCACCCATGCCTGCTACACGTAAGTCTTGGTCAGCAACACCTTCACCAAGGGCAGCTGGGACATCCCCTGCCAAAGTGCGTGGTGGAATTTCATCAGCTAACACCACCCCAACACGTCGTAAGCCAGTGTCAACAACATCTGTTCCCCAACCAACCTCCCAAAGGGAAAAATCTATGCCCTGGAACAGAAATGAGAAAGAAACTCAGACCAATAATGCCAGGAGCCTCAAAAGCATGGATGAGAAGCGGCAGCCAGCTGTCCCGAACAAGAACAAGGCAATCAAAGCAAAAGTGACGAAAGCTTCTGAAGAAGCCTCTGTTCCTTCAAAGACTAACATTGGTAACAAGGGAACCAAGAAAAGCAGTGTGGTGCCATTGGAATCGAAACCATTTCTACGCAAGGGTTCTCGAATGGGGCATGGAACTGCTGATCTTAACAAGAAAAAAGGTCCTCCTAAGATGGACAAATCTCAGAGAGAGAGTGCAGATCTTATTGAAGATCAAGAAAGTGAGTTGGTTGTCAATGCTTCTGACTTGGTCAGTCAGCATTCAGATGGGGACACAGTGACACCTATTCATCAGAATGCTGCTACAGAACCAGACCCACAGATACATAACCAACTGCAATGCAGTGAGACAGAAAACTTAGACCAAAATCCTACAGATGGTGAGGTCTTAACATACACAGAAGAGTCTTCCTTAAATATAAGGAATGAAGAATCAACCATATCACCTTCTGCCTGGGTGGAGACAGAAGAGGATCTGGAAATGCCCAAGCCGTGTGAGGATGACACATTTCAGTCTGTATCTC encodes the following:
- the LOC100793207 gene encoding protein stum isoform X1, whose translation is MEDAVDATATLDYVSIQIFPNQNRYEAFVCKGKQSDKVAAGHLEHLLPHLPAINDLYAEGFDTNFDLKLPENLHGAEWFSKATVQRFLHFVSSPDLIHAISSILDEMSQLEDSKKFHVSLYGKGNQDHLESGEKDGTYSSHGEAPTSKPEVNIVSSDASKNELLRAMDLRLTALSEKLVETFNKATGATCSPEDLSYLGKFSQHFDATNIEHSLCKFIELTQKSQDVGPLSKETTLHSCDVTKDDANKAVKTLQIAKPLPSDTPVKYGVSPAKAAQVERHSSTESEESSKSSDEDQRSAERSRSLVRSATPRRSASPMRRVQIGKAGPRRAAALTIKSLNYFPGRERPISFRDAAENDFEGEVFELPNKKSEIDVKRITVQDAISLFESKQRDQTTDVQKRKSLVDVSVSTNKSVLRRWSAGMGETSVQDQAEHVPEDPVPVTSNDVVHAEAPTNSEVGVVSDFITESHNNNDNTDPDVKPERQENIGSFAADNPDETNPTVKGETNKKLAASAEWNQRKQEEFNQILKKMVESKPVLFGKSKPSRNQNISFEQRGGSYDNYKEKRDAKLRGAKAGKQVEKEAQFQQMQQLLDKRKVEMPKSVSASKKSSPRMPQNSLRKSTPPANSTKETSKPLTTKKISSRTSPMPATRKSWSATPSPRAAGTSPAKVRGGISSANTTPTRRKPVSTTSVPQPTSQREKSMPWNRNEKETQTNNARSLKSMDEKRQPAVPNKNKAIKAKVTKASEEASVPSKTNIGNKGTKKSSVVPLESKPFLRKGSRMGHGTADLNKKKGPPKMDKSQRESADLIEDQESELVVNASDLVSQHSDGDTVTPIHQNAATEPDPQIHNQLQCSETENLDQNPTDGEVLTYTEESSLNIRNEESTISPSAWVETEEDLEMPKPCEDDTFQSVSLANAAPVGSASPRVRHSLSQMLQEESSEPDTCEWGNAENPPAMIYQKDAPKGFKRLLKFARKSKGDAGSTGWSSPSVFSEGEDDAEEFKNSNKRNADNLLRKAALNVKSYGQPKNSVHEGYERNLDFCHAAGRDDGKGSYKMQDGRDLGAGSTTRASRSFFSLSAFRGSKPSESKFH
- the LOC100793207 gene encoding protein stum isoform X2, with protein sequence MEDAVDATATLDYVSIQIFPNQNRYEAFVCKGKQSDKVAAGHLEHLLPHLPAINDLYAEGFDTNFDLKLPENLHGAEWFSKATVQRFLHFVSSPDLIHAISSILDEMSQLEDSKKFHVSLYGKGNQDHLESGEKDGTYSSHGEAPTSKPEVNIVSSDASKNELLRAMDLRLTALSEKLVETFNKATGATCSPEDLSYLGKFSQHFDATNIEHSLCKFIELTQKSQDVGPLSKETTLHSCDVTKDDANKAVKTLQIAKPLPSDTPVKYGVSPAKAAQVERHSSTESEESSKSSDEDQRSAERSRSLVRSATPRRSASPMRRVQIGKAGPRRAAALTIKSLNYFPGRERPISFRDAAENDFEGEVFELPNKKSEIDVKRITVQDAISLFESKQRDQTTDVQKRKSLVDVSVSTNKSVLRRWSAGMGETSVQDQAEHVPEDPVPVTSNDVVHAEAPTNSEVGVVSDFITESHNNNDNTDPDVKPERQENIGSFAADNPDETNPTVKGETNKKLAASAEWNQRKQEEFNQILKKMVESKPVLFGKSKPSRNQNISFEQRGGSYDNYKEKRDAKLRGAKAGKQVEKEAQFQQMQQLLDKRKVEMPKSVSASKKSSPRMPQNSLRKSTPPANSTKETSKPLTTKKISSRTSPMPATRKSWSATPSPRAAGTSPAKVRGGISSANTTPTRRKPVSTTSVPQPTSQREKSMPWNRNEKETQTNNARSLKSMDEKRQPAVPNKNKAIKAKVTKASEEASVPSKTNIGNKGTKKSSVVPLESKPFLRKGSRMGHGTADLNKKKGPPKMDKSQRESADLIEDQESELVVNASDLVSQHSDGDTVTPIHQNAATEPDPQIHNQLQCSETENLDQNPTDGEVLTYTEESSLNIRNEESTISPSAWVETEEDLEMPKPCEDDTFQSVSLANAAPVGSASPRVRHSLSQMLQEESSEPDTCEWGNAENPPAMIYQKDAPKGFKRLLKFARKSKGDAGSTGWSSPSVFSEGEDDAEEFKNSNKRNADNLLRKAALNVKSYGQPKNSVHEGYERNLGRDDGKGSYKMQDGRDLGAGSTTRASRSFFSLSAFRGSKPSESKFH
- the LOC100793207 gene encoding protein stum isoform X3, which translates into the protein MSQLEDSKKFHVSLYGKGNQDHLESGEKDGTYSSHGEAPTSKPEVNIVSSDASKNELLRAMDLRLTALSEKLVETFNKATGATCSPEDLSYLGKFSQHFDATNIEHSLCKFIELTQKSQDVGPLSKETTLHSCDVTKDDANKAVKTLQIAKPLPSDTPVKYGVSPAKAAQVERHSSTESEESSKSSDEDQRSAERSRSLVRSATPRRSASPMRRVQIGKAGPRRAAALTIKSLNYFPGRERPISFRDAAENDFEGEVFELPNKKSEIDVKRITVQDAISLFESKQRDQTTDVQKRKSLVDVSVSTNKSVLRRWSAGMGETSVQDQAEHVPEDPVPVTSNDVVHAEAPTNSEVGVVSDFITESHNNNDNTDPDVKPERQENIGSFAADNPDETNPTVKGETNKKLAASAEWNQRKQEEFNQILKKMVESKPVLFGKSKPSRNQNISFEQRGGSYDNYKEKRDAKLRGAKAGKQVEKEAQFQQMQQLLDKRKVEMPKSVSASKKSSPRMPQNSLRKSTPPANSTKETSKPLTTKKISSRTSPMPATRKSWSATPSPRAAGTSPAKVRGGISSANTTPTRRKPVSTTSVPQPTSQREKSMPWNRNEKETQTNNARSLKSMDEKRQPAVPNKNKAIKAKVTKASEEASVPSKTNIGNKGTKKSSVVPLESKPFLRKGSRMGHGTADLNKKKGPPKMDKSQRESADLIEDQESELVVNASDLVSQHSDGDTVTPIHQNAATEPDPQIHNQLQCSETENLDQNPTDGEVLTYTEESSLNIRNEESTISPSAWVETEEDLEMPKPCEDDTFQSVSLANAAPVGSASPRVRHSLSQMLQEESSEPDTCEWGNAENPPAMIYQKDAPKGFKRLLKFARKSKGDAGSTGWSSPSVFSEGEDDAEEFKNSNKRNADNLLRKAALNVKSYGQPKNSVHEGYERNLDFCHAAGRDDGKGSYKMQDGRDLGAGSTTRASRSFFSLSAFRGSKPSESKFH